A part of Fusarium graminearum PH-1 chromosome 3, whole genome shotgun sequence genomic DNA contains:
- a CDS encoding transporter SEC22, with amino-acid sequence MISSTQISRLDGLMLCASVDDEQTESTLVETKQNVRQVLRKLTRNSESQASIETPNHTLHYLIDSDIVFLAICAPSYPRKLAFTYLADLAREFTTNYPASQVHNPALRPYAFMEFDTFISKTKTTYADSRATANLDKLNDELRDVTKVMTKNIEDLLYRGDNLERMGEISSRLRDDSKKYRRAAVRINWELLLKQYGPFGALGFIIIFFLYWRFF; translated from the exons ATGATCAGCTCCACGCAAATATCAAGGCTTGATG GCCTTATGCTCTGCGCCTCGGTCGACGATGAACAG ACCGAGTCTACCCTCGTAGAGACCAAGCAGAACGTGCGCCAAGTTCTCCGCAAACTCACCCGTAACTCCGAGTCCCAAGCCTCCATCGAGACGCCCAACCACACGCTGCACTACCTCATCGACTCGgacatcgtcttcctcgccatctGCGCTCCCTCGTACCCTCGGAAGCTCGCCTTTACCTACCTGGCCGATCTCGCCCGCGAGTTCACCACCAACTACCCAGCCTCCCAAGTGCACAACCCTGCTCTGCGACCGTACGCTTTTATGGAATTCGACACCTTTATCTCCAAGACGAAAACCACTTATGCCGACTCTCGTGCCACGGCCAAcctcgacaagctcaatgACGAGCTGCGCGATGTCACAAAGGTCATGACCAAGAACATTGAGGATTTGCTGTATCGTGGAGATAACCTGGAGCGCATGGGCGAGATCAGCTCGAGGCTGCGAGATGACAGCAAAAAGTACCGACGGGCTGCCGTGCGCATCAACTGGGAGCTTCTGCTTAAGCAGTATGGTCCCTTTGGCGctcttggcttcatcatcatctttttCCTGTATTGGCGATTCTTTTAA